From one Paenibacillus sp. FSL K6-1330 genomic stretch:
- a CDS encoding Rrf2 family transcriptional regulator: MSVNKEVASKKSTMACPSTYKTFSLAVQALVTLERHSGKCSSGDIASYLHSESTLIRRILKTLAQADMIESREGRDGGYRLKKNACDITLAEVYSILQVHSSISDSMLDAAPGHCFAEEIKESFVGILSEIEDSTLKILESRTIADIAQ; the protein is encoded by the coding sequence ATGAGCGTAAATAAAGAAGTGGCCTCCAAGAAATCGACAATGGCCTGCCCGTCCACCTATAAAACCTTCAGTCTCGCCGTGCAGGCGCTTGTGACGCTTGAACGTCATTCCGGCAAATGCTCAAGCGGCGATATCGCCTCGTATCTGCATTCGGAATCGACGTTGATTCGACGCATACTGAAAACACTGGCACAAGCCGATATGATTGAATCGCGTGAAGGAAGAGATGGTGGTTACCGACTGAAGAAGAACGCCTGCGATATTACTTTGGCTGAAGTGTACTCGATTCTCCAGGTCCACAGCTCAATCAGCGACAGTATGCTGGACGCAGCTCCCGGTCATTGTTTTGCTGAGGAAATCAAGGAATCCTTTGTTGGCATTTTATCCGAGATTGAGGACAGTACCTTAAAAATACTGGAATCGCGCACGATTGCGGACATCGCTCAGTGA